From a region of the Citricoccus muralis genome:
- a CDS encoding helix-turn-helix domain-containing protein yields MTAPATGRQIPPRTLPRRTQEVEILVDVLQGDRFAGAVILGGPGMGKSSLVQTALEVTGRTADVQTIQCSPNLREVPYGALTPLLANLPELTTPVEVLRALQQFGTDPVIVVVDVQHLDAASAFVLAQLVQNRAATLLTIGTGSLGRDSGIAALADTGLLSTIRLEPADLKQVRRQCTGVLDGPLTEAAVRTIHGMTGGNPRLINAYLASAHDQGILVRAPKGAALPGRPAPWMLLRAAPDPDGRLIDTVEAMHDSLLPGERETLDLVALAGWVPRSLLRTVAGEHVHDLLDSGFLREGESTDTVGPAAAIHAEVLRARIPPGRSFELYKKWHAAGGDAAEHRTARSVLWALECGQPVPLSEIMDAGYRALQAKDWPTARAMAPRLSESQDPRAALLVSELMLVGGRTWAASTELEELTVRTTDPNLRLEALSLMALNRVRTGDAANPWAALPALMAQVRERLPHHTITPATLATVVDMLVNDAVHLHRPELLEQARLLVEDPQTPDFTRAIMLLMRADALAMAGQPDAAIPAAERAYELSATVPVFSARFGLDALVYLVLACITAGYTDRARAVLADQLSLEPRQWHQQSGTILVLQHLAETADGVPVQASAWLEDAVVELRHHDPVQMLPFAEALLAPQRAAVTVGLPSPTAEERAVRTPCGLESRWLWSLALFSIAEDRHPDAADEGRPLWRRILEDPRLEQDPVIRREILLSLILMRDPLDLDEAVIEELHGITTVTQGPRSAGIARALDPSLARDPRGLAEAAEEATASGAVLPAALCWARLILLHHRAGDLRRRGEALRRLKHLQGRAGVDFPPYIAGALALGELTAREQEIVDLAAQGLSNAAVAEKLFVSQRTVEGHLYRVFTKLGIADRSELRDLQF; encoded by the coding sequence ATGACGGCACCCGCCACGGGCCGGCAGATTCCCCCGCGGACTCTGCCGCGCAGGACGCAGGAGGTGGAGATCCTGGTGGACGTCCTGCAGGGTGACCGCTTCGCCGGAGCCGTGATCCTCGGTGGTCCCGGCATGGGCAAGTCCTCCCTCGTCCAGACCGCACTGGAGGTCACCGGTCGGACGGCGGACGTGCAGACCATCCAGTGCAGCCCCAACCTGCGCGAGGTGCCGTACGGAGCCCTGACGCCCCTGCTGGCGAATCTCCCCGAGCTCACCACTCCCGTGGAGGTGCTGCGTGCCCTGCAGCAGTTCGGGACGGACCCCGTGATCGTGGTGGTGGACGTCCAACACCTCGACGCAGCCAGCGCCTTCGTGCTGGCGCAGCTCGTGCAGAACCGGGCCGCCACGCTGCTGACGATCGGTACCGGCTCGCTGGGCCGCGATTCCGGCATCGCGGCCCTGGCAGACACCGGTCTGCTGAGTACCATCCGCCTGGAGCCCGCTGACCTGAAGCAGGTCCGGCGGCAGTGCACGGGAGTCCTCGACGGGCCGCTGACCGAGGCCGCCGTGCGGACCATCCACGGGATGACCGGTGGCAACCCGCGGTTGATCAACGCCTACCTGGCCTCCGCGCATGACCAGGGGATCCTCGTGAGGGCCCCGAAGGGCGCGGCACTGCCGGGACGGCCGGCGCCGTGGATGCTGTTGCGGGCCGCACCGGATCCGGACGGGCGGCTCATCGACACGGTGGAGGCCATGCATGATTCCCTGTTGCCGGGCGAACGCGAGACACTCGACCTCGTGGCCCTGGCCGGGTGGGTACCGCGGTCCCTCCTGAGGACCGTGGCGGGGGAGCACGTCCATGATCTGCTGGACTCCGGCTTCCTGCGGGAGGGGGAGTCCACGGACACGGTGGGTCCGGCGGCCGCCATCCACGCCGAGGTGCTGCGGGCCCGCATCCCGCCCGGGCGGAGCTTCGAGCTGTACAAGAAGTGGCACGCCGCAGGTGGCGATGCAGCGGAACACCGGACCGCCCGCAGCGTTCTCTGGGCGCTGGAATGCGGACAGCCCGTGCCGCTCAGCGAGATCATGGACGCCGGCTACCGCGCGCTGCAGGCCAAGGACTGGCCCACCGCCCGGGCCATGGCACCCCGCCTGTCCGAGTCACAGGATCCACGGGCCGCCCTACTCGTGTCCGAACTTATGCTCGTGGGCGGACGGACCTGGGCGGCCAGCACGGAGCTTGAGGAACTGACGGTCCGGACCACGGATCCGAACCTCAGGTTGGAGGCCCTCAGTCTGATGGCCCTGAACCGGGTGCGGACCGGGGACGCGGCCAACCCCTGGGCCGCCCTGCCCGCTTTGATGGCCCAGGTCCGGGAGCGGTTGCCGCACCACACCATCACCCCGGCGACCCTGGCCACGGTGGTGGACATGCTGGTCAACGACGCCGTCCACCTGCACCGGCCAGAACTGCTGGAGCAGGCCCGGCTCCTGGTGGAGGATCCGCAGACCCCGGACTTCACCCGGGCCATCATGCTTCTCATGCGGGCCGATGCCCTGGCCATGGCCGGGCAACCGGACGCGGCCATCCCGGCCGCGGAGAGGGCCTACGAGCTCTCGGCCACCGTCCCGGTCTTCTCCGCCCGGTTCGGTCTGGATGCCCTGGTGTACCTGGTGCTCGCCTGCATCACGGCGGGGTACACGGACCGGGCCAGAGCGGTCCTGGCGGACCAGTTGAGCCTGGAGCCACGCCAGTGGCATCAGCAGTCCGGCACCATCCTGGTCCTGCAACACCTGGCCGAGACCGCCGACGGGGTGCCGGTGCAGGCGTCCGCGTGGCTGGAGGACGCCGTCGTGGAGTTGCGGCACCACGACCCCGTTCAGATGCTCCCGTTCGCCGAGGCCCTGCTGGCACCGCAGCGGGCCGCTGTCACCGTGGGCCTGCCCAGTCCCACCGCGGAGGAGCGTGCGGTGAGGACGCCCTGCGGCCTGGAGAGCCGGTGGCTGTGGTCCCTGGCCCTGTTCAGCATCGCCGAGGACCGTCATCCGGACGCCGCGGACGAGGGCCGACCGCTGTGGCGCCGGATCCTCGAAGACCCACGGTTGGAACAGGACCCCGTCATCCGGCGGGAGATCCTGCTCAGCCTGATCCTGATGCGGGATCCCCTGGACCTGGACGAGGCCGTCATCGAAGAGCTGCACGGCATCACCACGGTCACGCAGGGACCGCGCTCAGCGGGGATCGCTCGGGCACTGGACCCGTCCCTGGCCCGGGACCCGAGGGGACTGGCCGAGGCGGCCGAGGAGGCAACCGCCTCCGGAGCGGTCCTGCCGGCGGCACTGTGCTGGGCCCGGCTGATCCTGCTGCACCACCGCGCCGGCGACCTGCGCCGACGCGGTGAGGCGCTCCGGCGGCTCAAGCATCTGCAGGGCCGGGCCGGAGTCGACTTCCCGCCGTACATCGCCGGAGCGCTGGCCCTGGGGGAGCTGACCGCGCGGGAACAGGAGATCGTGGACCTGGCGGCCCAGGGGCTGAGCAACGCCGCCGTGGCGGAGAAGCTCTTCGTCTCCCAGCGGACCGTGGAGGGACACCTGTACCGGGTCTTCACGAAGCTGGGCATCGCCGACCGATCCGAGCTGCGCGACCTCCAGTTCTGA
- a CDS encoding sugar transferase, producing MSQATERVITPHHLADAAPRSSRRPSLRNPFRAFRTSVRMVPAGGLRIATPGSTVDGPATLQRTGTVPATYWRDRYRRSVLVTDVTLVVLATALGGHVSALAFTDPDRPAVVVAGVVALLWVGMLQLFRTRSARSMAVGATEYKRVLDATAATAGLFAILALLVDGTGGRYFLLIAFPAGLAGLLTGRWLWRVWLQRRRIHGCALSDVVVVGQPVDVQYVLRQIERKSGAAYRVVGVVLDGEPTSEDEAETSLASRHAPSFLGTHHVTNAVTRLQADAVIVAGTLTGGNQTIRDLGWSLEESRAELILVSSLTNVAGPRISVRPVEGLPLMHVAQPTFGGGRHLVKRTMDIAVSAVALLLMLPLFGVLALMIHRDSPGEVFFAQTRTGRRGTPFRMYKFRTMRADAEQQKAALVLANEGAGPLFKLKADPRVTRIGARLRHHSLDELPQFWNVLKGDMSLVGPRPPLPDEVAAYAGYEGRRLFIKPGLTGLWQINGRSNLGWDESVRLDLYYVENWSVTGDLQIMWRTFKVMIQPEGAY from the coding sequence ATGTCCCAGGCCACTGAACGCGTGATCACACCGCACCACCTCGCCGACGCGGCGCCCCGGTCCTCTCGTCGTCCGTCGCTGCGCAACCCCTTCCGCGCCTTCCGCACCTCTGTGAGGATGGTGCCCGCTGGCGGACTCCGCATCGCCACCCCCGGCTCCACCGTGGACGGGCCGGCCACGCTCCAGCGGACCGGTACCGTCCCGGCCACCTACTGGAGGGACCGATACCGGCGCAGCGTGCTCGTGACCGACGTGACCCTGGTCGTCCTGGCCACGGCCCTGGGCGGCCATGTCTCCGCACTGGCCTTCACGGATCCGGACCGGCCCGCCGTGGTGGTGGCCGGCGTCGTGGCCCTGCTGTGGGTGGGCATGCTGCAACTGTTCCGGACGCGCTCGGCGCGGAGCATGGCCGTGGGAGCGACCGAATACAAGCGGGTCCTCGATGCCACCGCAGCCACCGCCGGGCTCTTCGCGATCCTGGCCCTGCTGGTGGACGGAACCGGGGGCCGGTACTTCCTGCTCATCGCCTTCCCGGCCGGGCTGGCCGGACTGCTGACGGGCCGCTGGCTCTGGCGTGTGTGGCTGCAGCGGCGGCGCATCCACGGCTGCGCGCTGTCCGACGTCGTGGTGGTCGGTCAACCGGTCGACGTGCAGTACGTGCTGCGCCAGATCGAGCGGAAGTCCGGTGCCGCCTACCGGGTGGTCGGGGTGGTCCTGGACGGGGAGCCCACGTCCGAGGACGAGGCGGAGACCTCCCTCGCCTCCCGTCACGCCCCCAGTTTCCTCGGCACCCACCACGTCACCAACGCCGTGACACGGCTGCAGGCCGACGCCGTGATCGTGGCCGGGACGCTGACCGGCGGGAACCAGACCATCCGTGATCTCGGCTGGTCCCTCGAGGAATCCCGGGCCGAGCTGATCCTGGTGTCCTCGCTGACCAACGTGGCCGGCCCCCGGATCAGCGTCCGCCCCGTGGAGGGGCTGCCGCTGATGCACGTGGCGCAGCCCACCTTCGGCGGTGGACGCCATCTGGTCAAGCGCACCATGGACATCGCCGTCTCCGCCGTGGCGTTGCTGCTGATGCTGCCCCTCTTCGGGGTCCTGGCGTTGATGATCCATCGGGACTCACCCGGCGAAGTGTTCTTCGCCCAGACCCGCACCGGGCGCCGCGGGACGCCGTTCCGGATGTACAAGTTCCGCACCATGCGGGCGGACGCCGAGCAGCAGAAGGCCGCGCTCGTCCTCGCCAATGAGGGCGCAGGACCGCTGTTCAAGCTGAAGGCCGACCCGAGGGTCACTCGGATCGGCGCCCGGCTCCGGCACCATTCGCTGGACGAGCTGCCGCAGTTCTGGAATGTGCTCAAGGGGGACATGTCCCTCGTCGGGCCCCGGCCCCCGCTGCCGGACGAGGTGGCGGCGTATGCCGGCTACGAGGGCCGCCGGCTGTTCATCAAGCCCGGACTCACCGGTCTGTGGCAGATCAACGGCCGCTCCAACCTGGGGTGGGACGAAAGCGTCCGCCTCGATCTCTACTACGTCGAGAACTGGTCCGTCACGGGCGATCTTCAGATCATGTGGCGCACCTTCAAAGTCATGATCCAACCCGAAGGAGCGTACTGA